From a region of the Oryza sativa Japonica Group chromosome 6, ASM3414082v1 genome:
- the LOC107281219 gene encoding small ribosomal subunit protein uS10m, producing MAAQIRIIMKSFMSQANKVQGVIPYAQKIGLPESRSLYTVLRSPHIDKKSREQFSMHVKKQFLVQKAETHELQKKLFWLKRLRLLGAQYEIQISFKTRLDKSKLQAAL from the coding sequence ATGGCTGCCCAGATACGCATAATAATGAAATCTTTTATGAGCCAAGCTAACAAGGTTCAAGGGGTTATTCCATACGCTCAGAAGATTGGATTGCCTGAATCACGATCCTTGTATACTGTGTTACGATCACCTCATATTGACAAGAAGTCCAGGGAGCAATTCTCGATGCATGTCAAGAAGCAATTTCTGGTACAGAAAGCGGAAACGCACGAGCTGCAAAAGAAGCTGTTCTGGTTGAAGCGCCTGCGCCTACTTGGAGCTCAATACGAAATCCAAATCAGTTTCAAGACTCGTTTGGATAAGAGTAAGCTCCAAGCTGCTTTGTAG